The Dreissena polymorpha isolate Duluth1 chromosome 4, UMN_Dpol_1.0, whole genome shotgun sequence region TAATTCTTACGGACAAAGTTAATTCTTTGACTTGTTGAAGAGAGGAATATAGAGCCTATACTTATATGAGATTTGTATTTTTGTAACGTGTGTTTTATAAAGTATCTTATTATATAAAGTCTACAATAGGGATTGCCTGAATATTTATGAGATACTGTCCGCATGGGGAACGAAACCCTTAATATAAGAGTAATATGTATTTGCCATCAACAATCGAAGAGCATGATTATTGACAGAAAGTATGCTCCAATTTGTTTTCTTATGATTATAGAAATTAACAACTTTTAAACACACATGCTCCAAGTTTAAAAAGCTATTTCAATTATTCCGTTTTATTCAGCACATTTCGTTTGGCGTACAATTAAATAAGCACTagacaaaatattttacattatgaTCATGTTCATTTTAAACGTAAACTTGGTAATAAGTCTCAAACCAAAATCATGTTGTATGGCTATCATAATTAATACTTTCATGACGGTCCCAACAGGCATTCATATGAACATAGTGAAGTCACTGACAATGCTACACTTGGCAATCATTGTTTTATGTCTCATATACTTACATACAGACAACAGCTAAATAACGTACCCAACGGTTATTCATAAAACAGATGCAGACTACTCGTACATTCAGACTCGTGGATGACTTGCTAGAGTAATATCATGATTTGTAGTTGTAAAGGTATGTTTcattaaaatgatatcaaatatataacctcaaagttgtgtttttatttagttatttgactatgtatatttgtgtattacaAACTTCCGCACTACAACAAAAGAAGATTGATGCAATAGTCACTCAACATATGAAACGTAATGTCAAGAAGCGATTGGTTTCTGGAGGACTTTAATTGGTATTATAAATATTAATCGAATGAATTCAAAATGTCAGTTATGAAAGTAATATTCAATATCTATTGATACTTATAGATTGCATCAAAACCAATAAGCCCACATTTCTGAAAAAGGAAACCTCATAAATGCGTACCAACTTTCATCCAGATAAAAGACAAATGCAATTAATACCAGAAATAACAAACCAAGCCATATGCGAAGCAACATCTCTTTTCggagtatattttatattaacaacaAGTGTTTttgcagacagacaggcaaaaccCATCTAAACTGCTTTTGCAAAAACACCTAATATAACCACATCTCAAAGCGTATGCTGATGCAGTCAATGAGTCGCAAAAGCACGTTTTGATCTCATGCGTAATTAATCCTGTCGCATAAATGTACATAACGTTGTTTACTTCGAAAAGTATCTTGATTTATAAGTTTATGTGTTTGTGTCATATTGCGAAATAAATATCCGCCAAGGACACGTTGACCTGATACAATCAGGTAATACGTTGcagaaaatgtgcaaaaaatCACTTAATTACAATGCTATTTTAAGAGAGGCAAATATCCCCTTATGCACCCATCTGTGAATGCAATTTCTATAAAATGAGAcgcaaaattaaacaaaattcaagCCGCCAAAAGCCTTTCGAAATACCGCAGAAGACTGACAGATGAAACCAACACTAGGCATGGAGGAGGCAAAGACCAGCTATCCAGTGACCATCGCTCAAGTAAAGTTAATGTTCTTATTATTTAATGGTTCTTAAAATCGTAACTAATAAGACGAATTTTTTGTCTGACGGTTTATGGTTTAAAAGTTTTCATTTAGTATAAAAATTGACTTATATTGCAGTGATAATTACAAAGTGAACTTACATCACAATCCAATATAGGTTGTTTGTGTTGTTCAGCGCGGTTATTGCGATTAATAATGTATTGTTTGTGAATAAAATTATGTCTGGGTATGTCTGTTTCTCGTACTTAATTCATATCCTTCGAATGATGGACAAGCAACGTGTTTTATTAATCTTGAAACACGAACCGAAAAGAATTCTGAAAACGGTGAGACgtcaattgtatttttaaaaaacttttacagcttaaactttaaaaataaaaacaataattgtacAGAGTAATCAAATTGTTAGGAGTGTCATTTGTGCATAGTGTTTAAATAATTCATGGAATACATTCCATACAGCCAGAGTATGTGCAGAAAGGCAAATCGAAGTTCGTGCGAAATGTTGCGATTGCCTTCATCGGATTTGTGCTGGTGGCAGTCGTCATTGTGGTGGCCGTGTACTTTGGCATCAGGTCGACTAAGGATGCGTACCAGGTAATTCTAAATTAAGCATTCTATCAAATAACAAAACCGCACAGTATATTATTTAACTTAATGTGGATGTTGCATTTTATCCCTGTGTATATATGTTCTTATCACTCATGCATTACTCGGTTTTAATAACGTCACTGAATATATCCGTAAATCACTTTTCATGTTTCCGCATCGATATGTTTGAAATAACTGTGAAATGCAAGTTGCACCGGACGCAGGACATATATCAAAATAACATATTGAAATGATAtatagaaacaaaaacaatttaaaacaaattaaacgaACATGTAATTTGTATACTCATGAAAGTACTTAATATAATAAGGGCAGCTTAAACAATCATACGGATGTGCTTTTTATGAAACTTCATGTGGATTGTATACATAAAATCATATTAGAGTAAAAACGGATGTAAAACGTATGTTTTCTGTTAATATTTTGACACTTTTCATGAATAATGATAACGTATCCGCGATATCACGTACACAACACTTTCCCTCTCCAGGAGGCGTGGCACACTTTCCGAGACAAAGAAGGTCGGTACATGGAGGAGAAAGTGAACAAGACCAAGGACATGACCGAGATACACGTTCCCAACAGCGTCCATGTCATCTATGACTACGTTAACGTGAGTTTTGACTATACATGCTTTTCATCATTTGCAGCGCATGACTCAATAATGTGattaaaaatgtcatatttaccTCTTAAATTCAATTTGTATGTGTAAATAGTATTAAACAGTATTCTTCCAGTATTTTTAGTATCAGTATTTTTATTAACTGACTTACATGCTAATGAAGTGATTTATAAACACCAGAACtccaaataattgtttattgtcTTACTCTTTATCAATCGATCATAAATTATTCTTTCTTTTGACAGGGCATTTCAGTTGAACGTTTCACTGACGTCACGACAAAGATACGGGGACCGTGCTATGTCCGATTCATCAATAGCAGCAAGACCAACATCTCCCCCGACACTGACCAGACAACCGATGTAAGTTCATAACgcttacaatttaaaatacaCCATGAAAAGTCTTGACGAATAGCCAtattaaattgataaaacaatgataatatatatatatatatatgccatgCAGGATTCAGGCCCATATAACAACAAGGTGGATTCGCAACAATGGAGGTTCACAGACCGGAAAGTACCATCCTATCTGACGTCAGCACCACGTGTGCAGGAAATGTGCAAGGACACTGACATCTTCTGGATGGAGAGTAAGTTCTTCGAATGCCTTTTTAAACTCTTCACGATATTTTGTTAAACAagcttaataattaattaatgacCGACATTGTTTTAACGTTTAAACTTACATACTGTTTGTTACTTTAAATCGCGTGAATTGATATGATGTAAAAATAGCCTTTGTCTGGGAAGGTGATCGTTTTCAATTTAAGATGAACATGTTTTTTTGTCCAGATGTAATTGTTACAAATGCATGACATTATTTCATACAGTTGATATTTCAGTTGTTTGTTGTATATGTAAAACGTTGTACAATATGTCCATTCATATGTAAAACGTCATATTCATAAAACTGCTTTTAAAGACAGGAGTAGAATAAAAAGactttataatatgaaaaaagaGTCATGAAGGTTGACAGCTTCATGTGTTcatttatacatgtttatatgcACTAGGAAATATTAGGTTAGTGTGTTTGTGTACGTTATTTATTTGACGAGTTTAACAAAGGTTTGCACGGCGAGGTTGGCCAAAAAAGTAGTCGATGTATATATAGTAGCATAAAAAGCAAAAGTAAATCGGACACCTAAAGTTTCCTTCTATAAAATAATGTAGCTGTAGGATAAATATAGACATTGTTGAAATCTATTAACATTATCATTAGCAAACGTTGTTGCTGTGTTTGATCTAATTTCAAGAAATGCCGGAGTCGTCAATACAGAAGAGGTCGTTACATGAAGGTTATAAATGTACCCTGATCACCTATAGGACTTTT contains the following coding sequences:
- the LOC127876811 gene encoding uncharacterized protein LOC127876811 is translated as MKPTLGMEEAKTSYPVTIAQPEYVQKGKSKFVRNVAIAFIGFVLVAVVIVVAVYFGIRSTKDAYQEAWHTFRDKEGRYMEEKVNKTKDMTEIHVPNSVHVIYDYVNGISVERFTDVTTKIRGPCYVRFINSSKTNISPDTDQTTDDSGPYNNKVDSQQWRFTDRKVPSYLTSAPRVQEMCKDTDIFWMEKMPESSIQKRSLHEGYKCTLITYRTFIYNGVRYLYKEWRCCCLPLGGYFIYWELWRI